In a single window of the Terriglobus roseus genome:
- a CDS encoding YciI family protein: MRVMVFVKATEDSEKGTLPSAELLGAMGKFNEELIKAGILRDAAGLKPTSQGKRVAFHGTERKVIDGPFAATGELVAGFWLWEVKDMDEAVAWVKRCPNPMPGPSEIEIRPFYEMSDFQ; the protein is encoded by the coding sequence ATGCGCGTGATGGTGTTTGTGAAGGCGACGGAGGACAGTGAGAAGGGCACTCTTCCCTCGGCCGAGTTGCTTGGTGCGATGGGTAAGTTCAACGAGGAACTTATAAAGGCGGGGATTCTGCGCGATGCTGCAGGTCTCAAGCCGACGTCACAGGGGAAGCGCGTCGCGTTCCACGGAACTGAACGTAAGGTGATCGACGGACCGTTTGCAGCAACCGGCGAACTGGTGGCCGGTTTCTGGCTCTGGGAGGTGAAGGATATGGACGAGGCAGTGGCGTGGGTGAAGCGTTGCCCCAATCCGATGCCGGGACCAAGCGAGATCGAGATCCGACCGTTTTACGAGATGTCGGATTTTCAGTAG
- a CDS encoding acido-empty-quinoprotein group A encodes MRRILFASLSAVALSLSLHAQTPTNAANPHDTTKHDAPAPVATKAPAVASGTVGTLAGGEWTTYNGDYSGRRFSPLTKITPATIDKLKLAWTFRINTTTGGGRRISATPLEINGVLYFTVPSHAWAVDARTGTQLWQFDWPSKGGETIGNRGAAVQGNTLYFETEDCNLVALDIATGKEKWHATIGNPDQFYFGSVAPVIVKNHVMVGVSGDDFDIPGYIEAHDPETGALQWRWYTHPEPGTPEAKTWPNDEAMLHGGGMTWVAGTYDPQLNLYYFGTGNAQPVINGDARPGDNLFTSTICALNPDTGKLVWYFQPNPHDTHDWDAVQTPVLIDTVIAGKPRKLLAQASRNGWYFLLDRTDGKALVSTPYAMQNWTLGLNSKGQPIPNPEKAAKPNGVLVMPNQAGASNWYPPSYSPQTGLFYVPAYDAASVYYVFDNNKKPEGWAGNDRGGFSRASLRAIDAKSGKVRWNHQWASPGARSGILTTAGGVLFTGDPLSNLVGFNAATGDVLWHAGMGGAVSNGPITFMLDGLQYVVASSGDTLYSFVLK; translated from the coding sequence ATGCGCCGCATACTCTTTGCCTCCCTTTCTGCCGTCGCACTGTCCCTCTCTCTGCACGCGCAGACACCGACCAATGCCGCAAATCCGCACGACACCACGAAGCATGATGCGCCGGCGCCCGTTGCCACCAAGGCCCCGGCCGTTGCGAGCGGCACCGTCGGCACGCTTGCAGGCGGCGAGTGGACGACTTACAACGGCGACTACAGCGGTCGCCGCTTCAGCCCGCTGACGAAGATCACGCCGGCCACCATCGACAAGCTGAAGCTTGCGTGGACCTTCCGCATCAACACCACAACCGGTGGCGGCCGACGTATCTCCGCCACGCCGCTTGAGATCAACGGCGTGCTCTACTTCACGGTGCCCAGCCACGCATGGGCTGTCGACGCCCGCACCGGCACGCAGTTGTGGCAGTTCGACTGGCCCAGCAAGGGCGGCGAGACCATCGGCAATCGCGGCGCAGCGGTGCAGGGCAACACGCTCTACTTCGAAACGGAAGACTGTAACCTCGTCGCGCTGGATATCGCCACGGGCAAAGAGAAGTGGCACGCGACCATCGGTAATCCGGACCAGTTCTACTTCGGCTCGGTCGCACCGGTTATCGTGAAGAACCACGTGATGGTTGGCGTCAGCGGCGATGACTTCGACATCCCCGGTTACATTGAAGCGCACGACCCTGAAACGGGCGCGCTGCAATGGCGCTGGTACACGCACCCTGAACCGGGAACACCCGAGGCAAAGACCTGGCCGAACGACGAAGCCATGCTGCATGGCGGCGGCATGACGTGGGTTGCGGGCACCTACGATCCGCAACTGAACCTCTATTACTTCGGCACTGGCAACGCACAGCCCGTCATCAACGGCGACGCTCGTCCCGGCGACAACCTGTTCACCAGCACCATCTGCGCGCTGAACCCGGACACCGGCAAGCTTGTCTGGTACTTCCAGCCGAACCCACATGACACGCATGACTGGGACGCCGTGCAGACGCCCGTGTTGATCGACACGGTCATCGCCGGCAAGCCACGCAAGTTGCTGGCGCAGGCCAGCCGTAACGGCTGGTACTTCCTGTTGGACCGCACGGACGGCAAGGCGCTTGTGAGCACACCCTACGCCATGCAGAACTGGACGCTGGGACTCAACAGCAAGGGCCAGCCCATTCCGAACCCGGAAAAGGCAGCGAAGCCCAACGGCGTACTCGTGATGCCGAACCAGGCGGGCGCGTCCAACTGGTATCCGCCAAGCTACAGCCCGCAGACGGGCCTGTTCTACGTTCCCGCCTACGATGCGGCCAGTGTCTACTACGTCTTCGACAACAACAAGAAGCCCGAGGGCTGGGCCGGCAATGATCGTGGTGGTTTCTCGCGGGCCTCATTGCGGGCCATCGACGCGAAAAGCGGCAAAGTGCGCTGGAACCACCAGTGGGCCTCACCCGGTGCGCGCTCCGGCATCCTGACGACTGCAGGTGGCGTACTCTTCACCGGCGATCCGCTGTCCAACCTGGTGGGCTTCAATGCTGCCACCGGAGATGTCCTGTGGCATGCCGGCATGGGTGGCGCGGTCAGCAACGGACCGATCACCTTCATGCTCGACGGCCTGCAGTACGTCGTCGCATCGTCCGGCGACACGCTGTACTCCTTCGTCCTCAAATAA
- a CDS encoding c-type cytochrome produces MAAVGAIAPALFGQFPKSVTEPAAVERGAKTYASNCARCHGSDTRGITDGAPDLLRSTVVLHDRRQALHGKELAPYLKSTPPHKFDFNEKQADDLSQFLSASVNKILRSGYDDHPTHLTEGDAKAGEAYFNGVGGCAKCHSTTGDLAGLGKRYSAAALQQKFLFPSSGLGKKAPITAVVRFPNGTTATGDVVRIDDFTIQLRDHATGATKSFNRTAGVKVTTTNPYAAHEALLEKITDTDIHNLTTYLDTLQ; encoded by the coding sequence ATGGCGGCTGTCGGCGCCATCGCACCCGCGCTGTTTGGCCAGTTCCCCAAGTCCGTCACGGAACCAGCGGCGGTCGAGCGCGGCGCGAAGACCTATGCCAGCAACTGCGCGCGCTGCCACGGCAGCGACACGCGCGGCATTACCGATGGCGCTCCGGACCTTCTACGCTCAACGGTCGTGCTGCATGACCGTCGCCAGGCACTGCATGGCAAAGAGCTTGCCCCGTATCTGAAGTCGACGCCTCCTCATAAGTTCGATTTCAACGAGAAGCAGGCCGACGACCTGTCGCAGTTCCTCTCCGCCTCCGTTAACAAGATTCTGCGCAGTGGCTATGACGACCATCCCACGCACCTGACCGAAGGCGATGCCAAGGCTGGCGAAGCATACTTTAACGGCGTGGGCGGTTGTGCCAAGTGCCATTCGACCACGGGCGATCTCGCAGGCCTGGGCAAGCGCTACTCGGCGGCTGCGCTGCAGCAGAAGTTCCTCTTTCCCAGCTCGGGCCTCGGCAAGAAAGCGCCGATTACCGCTGTTGTGAGGTTCCCGAACGGCACCACGGCCACGGGCGACGTCGTTCGCATCGACGACTTCACAATCCAGTTGCGCGATCATGCAACGGGCGCGACGAAGTCCTTCAATCGCACCGCAGGTGTGAAGGTCACCACGACCAACCCGTACGCAGCGCATGAAGCTCTGCTGGAAAAGATCACGGACACCGACATCCACAACCTGACGACCTATCTGGATACGCTGCAATGA
- a CDS encoding TIM barrel protein → MDRRQFSRRMAIAGVGSALLGRQGAAQAAPSPAVKFSVMLWIMGRNFTIEQRLETIAAAGYQGAEMVDEWMKWTAEDRKRIVAKKNALGVTFDVMFPSLTTLVDPEARPKLRQEILAAIPIAQEIGCRQFAMKSGARIAGQSLEQGRQSIADGLKLAADACRDAKIEVLLEPIDVLEDKKQFVNSVVEGFAIARTVNDPGVKVLYDFYHEQRGTGNLIETLEKNIDLVGLVHIADVPGRHKPGTGEMNYRNVYRKLAALKYNRYIAMEFYFQGDAVAELKAAKAEALTAMQTA, encoded by the coding sequence ATGGACCGGCGTCAATTCAGCCGAAGGATGGCAATTGCGGGTGTTGGCAGTGCGTTGCTGGGGCGACAAGGCGCGGCACAGGCCGCTCCATCGCCTGCCGTGAAGTTCTCGGTGATGCTTTGGATTATGGGCCGCAACTTCACCATCGAACAGCGGCTGGAGACAATTGCCGCGGCCGGTTACCAGGGCGCGGAGATGGTCGATGAGTGGATGAAGTGGACCGCGGAAGACCGCAAACGCATTGTGGCGAAGAAGAACGCGCTGGGCGTGACCTTCGATGTGATGTTCCCGAGCCTGACGACGCTGGTAGACCCGGAGGCCAGGCCCAAGCTGCGGCAGGAGATCCTGGCCGCGATTCCCATTGCGCAGGAGATTGGCTGCAGGCAATTCGCCATGAAGTCAGGCGCGCGCATCGCCGGACAGTCGCTGGAGCAGGGCCGGCAGTCGATCGCAGACGGGTTAAAGCTGGCCGCTGATGCTTGCCGCGATGCAAAGATCGAGGTGCTGCTGGAGCCCATCGACGTGCTTGAGGATAAGAAGCAATTTGTGAATTCTGTCGTCGAGGGCTTCGCGATTGCCCGTACGGTAAACGACCCCGGCGTGAAGGTGTTGTACGACTTCTACCATGAGCAACGGGGCACCGGGAACCTCATCGAAACCCTCGAGAAGAACATCGATCTCGTCGGCCTGGTGCACATTGCGGATGTGCCGGGAAGGCATAAGCCGGGCACGGGCGAGATGAACTATCGGAACGTCTATCGCAAGCTGGCCGCGCTGAAGTACAACCGCTACATCGCCATGGAGTTCTACTTTCAAGGGGACGCTGTCGCGGAGCTGAAGGCCGCAAAGGCCGAAGCGCTGACTGCAATGCAGACCGCATAA
- a CDS encoding TIM barrel protein, with protein MNRRDFHKLSMGAAAASLLPSLPAFAAAPPTVASNDGHKFSVMLWTLPKGLTFVQQLQLASDAGFTGVEVGNEYEKWTPEEWKTNLAKQHELGIAVDSAVPGRNALADKSKRTPLHDDLLKAIPGAKQLGCKQFIYTAYTRVPEQTPEEQRAAIVDTLKYAADLLEKDDIEIVLEPIDLLEHKQEAVVSVGEAFEITRAVGSPRIKVLYDFYHEQRQAGNLIEKLTKNVDQVGLVHIADVPGRHQPGTGEVNYTNIYRELARLKYDRYICMEFMSQGDPVTVLRKAREEAIAAMKSA; from the coding sequence ATGAACCGTCGCGACTTTCACAAATTATCCATGGGCGCTGCTGCTGCATCGCTGCTGCCCAGCCTGCCGGCGTTTGCTGCCGCACCTCCCACGGTTGCCAGCAATGACGGTCATAAGTTCTCCGTCATGCTGTGGACGCTGCCCAAAGGCCTGACCTTTGTGCAGCAACTCCAGCTTGCTTCCGATGCCGGATTTACCGGTGTGGAAGTTGGGAATGAATACGAGAAGTGGACGCCAGAGGAATGGAAGACAAATCTGGCGAAGCAGCATGAGCTGGGCATTGCGGTCGATTCCGCAGTCCCGGGACGGAATGCGCTTGCGGATAAGTCGAAGCGTACGCCGCTGCACGACGATCTGCTGAAGGCGATTCCGGGAGCGAAACAGCTTGGCTGCAAGCAGTTCATCTACACGGCGTACACACGCGTGCCGGAGCAGACACCGGAGGAGCAGCGCGCCGCAATCGTCGATACCCTGAAGTACGCGGCAGACCTGCTGGAGAAGGACGATATCGAGATCGTCCTGGAGCCGATTGACCTGCTGGAGCACAAGCAGGAGGCGGTGGTCAGCGTTGGAGAAGCCTTTGAGATCACGCGTGCTGTTGGCAGCCCGCGCATCAAGGTTTTATACGACTTCTACCATGAGCAGCGACAGGCCGGAAACCTGATTGAGAAGCTCACGAAGAACGTCGACCAGGTCGGCCTCGTTCACATTGCGGACGTCCCGGGACGTCACCAGCCGGGCACGGGCGAGGTCAACTACACGAACATCTATCGTGAGCTGGCACGCCTGAAGTATGACCGCTACATCTGCATGGAGTTCATGTCCCAGGGTGATCCCGTGACGGTGCTGCGCAAGGCAAGGGAAGAAGCCATTGCTGCGATGAAGTCCGCATAG
- a CDS encoding lytic transglycosylase domain-containing protein — protein sequence MKPGRSASSAVRPLLLTAACACTIFLTGCPQDGITTTVAAKTPANATAPALPKTVGGNNVQTAEQSANPRVASLIAQVDRSYRSGVTNYRNGQLDAARMDFDFAVDLMLTSGIDIKADSTLSDEFERTVDAVSALEMDALKQGNGFSPRTEEAPIDAVGELTFPAASPEVTANLKSTLNTTSDLPLVINDEVAGYINAFANSPAFHAHMLRSLERAGKYKDLIQDVLKQEGVPQDLIYLAVAESGFQPQAMNASSGAGGMWQFMPTGAYGLARNGYFDERFDPEKSSRAYARYIKGLYNQFGDWYLAMAGYNWGPGNIQKAVQRTGYADFWQLYRRNAMPRETKNYVPQILAAIIMAKNPEKYGLDKMNPDPSVLFDTVHVDYAMDLRLAADVTGTSLANIVSLNPALLRLSTPRDIGYDLHVPQGTKDQFTERIAAIPEDKRASWRFHETVAGETVDQVAQLFHVSASDLLAANDLEPTATIQTGDDLVIPVAGSNGSGGAHPLQYTTRRGDSLVTVADRFNVSTENLRDWNHLSSSALPAGRKIYVAEPVRLGPSRGRRGRATTSRSGRASSRGSSSRGSYASSRGGKTSSRGMAAPAKTTAKKRRR from the coding sequence ATGAAGCCAGGCCGAAGTGCCTCCTCCGCAGTTCGCCCGCTCCTGCTCACCGCTGCGTGTGCCTGCACCATCTTCCTCACGGGCTGCCCGCAGGACGGCATCACCACGACGGTCGCGGCGAAGACTCCAGCGAATGCCACGGCACCTGCGCTGCCGAAGACCGTTGGCGGCAACAATGTACAGACAGCCGAGCAGTCGGCGAACCCGCGGGTCGCCAGCCTGATCGCACAGGTCGACCGCAGCTATCGCAGCGGCGTCACCAACTATCGCAATGGCCAGCTCGATGCCGCACGCATGGACTTCGACTTCGCCGTGGACCTGATGCTGACCAGCGGCATCGACATCAAGGCGGACAGCACGCTGAGCGATGAATTTGAGCGCACCGTGGACGCGGTCAGCGCGCTGGAGATGGACGCGCTGAAGCAGGGCAACGGCTTCAGCCCCCGCACGGAAGAGGCGCCGATCGACGCCGTCGGAGAGCTGACCTTCCCCGCTGCCTCGCCGGAAGTCACGGCAAATCTTAAGAGCACGTTGAACACAACGTCAGATCTTCCGCTCGTCATCAACGACGAGGTCGCCGGCTACATCAACGCCTTCGCCAACTCCCCCGCCTTCCACGCGCATATGCTGCGTTCGCTGGAACGTGCCGGCAAGTACAAAGACCTGATCCAGGACGTACTGAAGCAGGAAGGCGTGCCGCAGGATCTGATCTATCTCGCTGTCGCCGAGTCGGGCTTTCAGCCCCAGGCCATGAACGCCAGCAGCGGCGCCGGCGGCATGTGGCAGTTTATGCCCACGGGAGCCTACGGCCTGGCGCGCAACGGCTACTTCGATGAGCGCTTCGACCCGGAAAAGAGCTCGCGCGCGTATGCCCGTTACATCAAGGGTCTCTACAACCAGTTCGGGGACTGGTACCTGGCCATGGCCGGTTATAACTGGGGACCCGGCAACATTCAGAAAGCCGTGCAGCGCACCGGCTATGCCGATTTCTGGCAGCTTTACCGCCGCAATGCCATGCCGCGCGAGACGAAGAACTACGTCCCGCAGATCCTGGCCGCCATCATTATGGCGAAGAACCCGGAGAAGTACGGCCTGGACAAGATGAACCCGGATCCATCGGTGCTCTTCGACACCGTCCACGTCGACTACGCCATGGACCTGCGCCTTGCCGCGGATGTCACAGGGACCTCGCTCGCGAACATTGTCAGCCTTAACCCCGCACTATTGCGCCTGAGCACACCGCGTGACATCGGCTATGACCTGCATGTACCGCAGGGCACCAAAGATCAGTTCACCGAACGCATCGCGGCCATCCCGGAAGACAAGCGCGCCTCCTGGCGCTTCCATGAGACGGTCGCTGGTGAAACGGTGGATCAGGTGGCTCAGCTGTTCCATGTGAGCGCGTCAGACCTGCTGGCGGCGAATGACCTGGAACCCACCGCCACCATTCAAACGGGCGATGACCTCGTGATTCCCGTCGCTGGCAGCAACGGCAGTGGCGGAGCGCATCCGCTGCAATACACGACGCGCCGTGGCGACTCACTGGTCACCGTGGCCGATCGCTTCAACGTCTCCACCGAAAATCTACGCGACTGGAATCATCTGTCCAGCTCTGCCCTGCCCGCAGGCCGCAAGATTTACGTGGCAGAGCCGGTGCGTCTGGGACCAAGCCGTGGCCGCCGTGGACGTGCGACCACATCCCGCTCCGGCCGCGCGAGTTCTCGCGGATCGTCATCTCGCGGCAGCTACGCTTCGTCGCGCGGGGGCAAGACCTCATCCCGAGGTATGGCTGCTCCCGCAAAGACGACAGCGAAGAAGCGCCGCCGCTAG
- a CDS encoding glycosyltransferase → MLVAWTIASAVCAAIPAVMTVVNLREYREPSAITSDGLPAVTVIIPARNEAGGIAACVGGVLASSKVDLQLLVVDDASTDDTAEIVRGMAAQDARLKLIASVALPAGWNGKQHACWQGAQAANTPLLCFLDADVRLHPDALARTVTQMVRERAALLSGFPRQITRTWLEKLLIPLIHFVLLGLLPMRGLRCTTKPAYAAGCGQFLLVDREAYNRSGGHAAIRHTMHDGLLLPRLLRSNGYTTRLADLTHLAECRMYTTAAATWNGLSKNATEGIAAPARIVPMTLLLGLGQVLPLPLLWLAWERTTFIIPFLGPPIRIGMAPVWWSVVALLLSYLPRVVNAVRYRQSWLGALLHPVGVALLLVLQWVALARKLLGRPATWKSRAYPSN, encoded by the coding sequence ATGCTTGTCGCATGGACTATCGCTTCCGCTGTGTGCGCCGCGATCCCCGCCGTGATGACGGTGGTGAACCTGCGTGAGTACCGCGAACCTTCTGCCATCACGAGCGACGGACTGCCAGCCGTGACGGTGATCATCCCCGCACGCAACGAAGCTGGCGGTATCGCGGCCTGCGTGGGCGGCGTATTGGCTTCGAGCAAGGTTGATCTGCAACTCCTGGTTGTTGATGATGCGTCGACCGACGACACTGCGGAGATCGTGCGCGGCATGGCAGCGCAGGACGCGCGCCTGAAGCTCATCGCATCCGTGGCACTGCCTGCAGGATGGAACGGCAAGCAGCACGCCTGCTGGCAGGGTGCGCAGGCAGCCAACACGCCGCTGCTGTGCTTCCTTGACGCGGATGTTCGTCTGCATCCCGATGCACTCGCACGCACCGTGACACAGATGGTGAGGGAACGCGCAGCACTGTTGAGCGGCTTTCCGCGGCAGATCACCCGCACCTGGCTTGAGAAGCTGTTGATTCCGCTGATCCATTTCGTGCTGCTGGGTCTGCTCCCCATGCGAGGCTTGCGGTGCACGACAAAGCCCGCCTATGCCGCGGGCTGCGGTCAGTTCCTGCTGGTGGATCGGGAAGCCTACAACCGCAGCGGCGGCCATGCGGCCATCCGACACACCATGCACGATGGCCTGCTGCTGCCTCGCCTCCTGCGCTCGAACGGTTACACGACACGGCTGGCCGACCTGACCCATCTGGCCGAATGCCGCATGTACACGACTGCAGCGGCTACGTGGAACGGTCTAAGTAAGAACGCCACGGAAGGCATCGCCGCGCCCGCGCGCATCGTGCCCATGACGTTGCTGCTGGGACTGGGACAGGTCTTACCGCTGCCACTGCTGTGGCTGGCATGGGAGAGGACGACGTTCATCATCCCCTTCCTGGGGCCACCCATCCGCATCGGCATGGCGCCGGTGTGGTGGTCCGTGGTTGCGCTGCTCTTGAGTTATCTGCCGCGTGTTGTCAATGCCGTACGGTATCGCCAAAGCTGGCTTGGCGCGCTACTGCATCCCGTGGGTGTGGCACTGCTTCTGGTGCTGCAGTGGGTCGCCCTGGCGCGGAAGCTGCTGGGCCGGCCAGCGACGTGGAAGTCTCGGGCGTACCCCTCAAACTGA
- a CDS encoding lysophospholipid acyltransferase family protein, whose product MQQRPSSQPGVRTPSPLLLAGFSRIARRRLRGSFRAVRMLHAERLVQAGAGPLIVYLNHPSWWDPLLCLTLARKLLPHRTHYAPISAASLVRYPMFGRLGMFPVDQGSARGAAQFLRSSQSVLASGGVLWITAQGRFSDVRLRPATLKAGLGALLHRLQDASPVTVLPLALEYTFWNGVKPEALSAAGTPIDVRSTAVPNTARQWTQLLEEELQTAQDELAAAAMLRDPSIFETLLDSNGASLWQRLRARMRGELEIPGADRTSETD is encoded by the coding sequence ATGCAGCAGAGACCATCATCACAGCCCGGGGTGCGAACACCATCGCCGCTGCTCCTGGCAGGCTTTTCGCGTATTGCGCGACGGCGCCTGCGCGGCAGCTTTCGTGCGGTACGCATGTTGCACGCGGAGCGGCTGGTGCAGGCCGGGGCAGGACCGCTGATTGTCTATCTGAACCACCCCTCGTGGTGGGATCCGCTGCTCTGCCTCACACTGGCGCGCAAGCTGCTGCCACATCGCACCCACTACGCCCCCATCAGCGCCGCGTCGCTGGTGCGGTATCCCATGTTCGGCAGACTGGGGATGTTTCCTGTCGACCAGGGATCGGCGCGTGGAGCAGCACAGTTCCTGCGCAGCAGTCAGTCTGTGCTTGCATCAGGCGGCGTGCTTTGGATCACCGCCCAGGGACGCTTCAGCGATGTTCGGCTTCGTCCTGCAACATTGAAGGCCGGCCTGGGAGCGCTGCTGCATCGACTGCAGGACGCGAGCCCGGTCACGGTGCTACCGCTGGCCTTGGAGTACACCTTCTGGAACGGTGTGAAGCCGGAGGCACTCTCAGCCGCGGGAACACCGATCGACGTCCGTTCCACGGCAGTGCCGAACACCGCGAGGCAGTGGACGCAACTGCTGGAAGAAGAGCTGCAGACCGCGCAAGACGAACTGGCTGCGGCAGCGATGCTGCGCGACCCTTCGATCTTTGAGACATTGCTGGATTCGAATGGCGCCAGCCTGTGGCAACGTCTCCGCGCACGTATGCGTGGCGAACTCGAGATACCGGGCGCAGATCGTACGTCGGAGACCGACTAA
- a CDS encoding alpha/beta hydrolase family protein: MTKATTCLTATLVSLLAWTTARSQESVTAPRSDGQVTPMSVYRASSRGGCAPLAVLSPGAGGTENDYRYLAQGLGSGGFTVIVMGHRESGPAAVRATFWHNGMGKGMSALVGSREAETARLLDTGAALTWSDHQCRAPFRVLIGHSMGAETVMLEAGATNAIGISSPPAAQHRFDAYIAMSPEGPGLVFPDHAWSTLHVSMLVLTGTRDQTIPGGGGPAARQIPWKDMPASSDGCRWMGVLADATHMNFAGRGPGANSVTPVVVDTIRNYLSQVQHGSCRDTRSSTALTLSSK; encoded by the coding sequence ATGACGAAAGCAACAACCTGTCTGACTGCAACACTTGTTTCTCTACTGGCATGGACTACGGCACGTTCGCAGGAGAGTGTAACGGCTCCTCGCAGCGATGGGCAGGTCACTCCGATGAGCGTTTACCGCGCATCCAGCCGGGGTGGCTGTGCCCCGCTCGCCGTGCTTTCTCCGGGAGCCGGTGGGACTGAGAACGATTACCGTTACCTCGCACAAGGGCTTGGCAGCGGCGGCTTCACCGTGATCGTCATGGGGCACCGGGAGAGTGGTCCTGCGGCGGTGCGCGCTACCTTCTGGCATAACGGGATGGGCAAGGGCATGTCTGCGCTGGTTGGAAGTCGCGAGGCCGAGACAGCGCGCCTGCTCGACACGGGCGCAGCACTCACATGGTCCGATCATCAGTGCAGAGCGCCCTTCCGTGTGCTGATCGGGCACTCCATGGGAGCAGAGACAGTGATGCTGGAAGCCGGGGCCACGAATGCCATTGGCATCAGCTCGCCGCCCGCTGCGCAACATCGCTTCGACGCCTACATCGCCATGTCTCCGGAAGGTCCTGGCCTGGTCTTTCCCGATCACGCATGGAGCACCCTGCATGTGTCGATGCTGGTGCTGACCGGTACGCGTGACCAGACGATACCGGGCGGCGGTGGTCCGGCAGCCAGGCAGATCCCGTGGAAGGACATGCCTGCCTCGAGCGATGGCTGTCGTTGGATGGGTGTCCTCGCCGACGCGACCCACATGAACTTTGCCGGCCGGGGGCCAGGTGCGAACTCCGTGACTCCAGTGGTCGTCGACACCATTCGAAACTACCTTTCCCAGGTACAACACGGCAGTTGCCGGGATACCAGGTCTTCCACTGCATTGACGCTCTCCTCGAAGTGA
- a CDS encoding DNA polymerase domain-containing protein: MAKVDDAELLEIDGRTVRVSNPRKPYFTRGVQLSKIDIVRYYLSVAPGALNGIRDRPIVLKRFVDGAEKEPFYQKRAPADKPDWLRTATLSFPSGRTAEEVVVDDTAGLAWIVNLGCIELHPHPVRTGDLDHPNELRIDLDPQPGVAWDDVRSVAMEVKALLDELGLVAWPKTSGSRGIHVNVRIEPRWSFTEVRRAALALARAVERRSPLASSKWWKEERHGVFLDYNQNAKDRTTCSAYSVRPLPDARVSTPLRWDEVMTCDPADFTVLTVPDRFAKIGDPQAAMDDHAGVLDALLEMAARDEAEGIGDAPWPPHFRKMEGEPSRVQPSKARSSSAKKSAAKKAAAAKEEGSEADPAAETAAPKKRAGRQSTMPLIVIAQSPDKAAAEAGLERWKKQHTEAAALLAPDDVLVDRMRGSAYIWYRIRVNLRHVPEDQRPAQGTVDPDDDPTRAWREAKEQQ; encoded by the coding sequence ATGGCGAAGGTGGATGACGCCGAACTGCTGGAGATCGATGGCCGTACCGTGCGGGTCTCCAACCCGCGCAAGCCTTACTTCACGCGCGGCGTGCAGCTCTCGAAGATCGACATTGTGCGGTACTACCTGTCGGTTGCGCCGGGCGCTCTGAATGGCATCCGCGACCGTCCCATCGTGCTGAAGCGCTTTGTCGATGGCGCTGAGAAGGAACCCTTCTACCAGAAGCGAGCGCCCGCAGACAAACCCGACTGGCTGCGCACCGCGACACTCTCCTTTCCCTCCGGCCGCACCGCAGAAGAGGTTGTCGTGGACGACACCGCCGGCCTTGCGTGGATCGTCAACCTTGGCTGCATCGAGCTGCATCCGCATCCCGTACGAACCGGCGACCTTGACCACCCGAACGAACTCCGCATCGACCTCGACCCGCAACCCGGCGTGGCGTGGGACGATGTGCGCTCTGTTGCCATGGAGGTGAAGGCGCTGCTGGATGAGCTGGGGCTTGTCGCGTGGCCAAAAACCAGCGGCTCTCGCGGCATCCACGTTAACGTACGCATCGAGCCACGATGGAGCTTTACTGAAGTTCGCCGAGCAGCGCTGGCTTTGGCACGGGCCGTCGAGCGGCGGTCACCGCTCGCCAGCAGCAAATGGTGGAAGGAGGAGCGCCACGGCGTCTTCCTCGACTACAACCAGAACGCGAAGGACCGCACGACCTGCTCGGCCTACTCGGTGCGTCCGCTGCCCGATGCGCGCGTCAGCACACCGCTGCGCTGGGACGAGGTGATGACCTGCGATCCCGCCGACTTCACGGTGCTCACGGTGCCCGATCGCTTCGCAAAGATCGGCGATCCGCAGGCCGCGATGGACGACCATGCAGGCGTACTCGACGCATTGCTGGAGATGGCCGCGCGCGATGAGGCCGAAGGCATCGGCGACGCCCCGTGGCCACCGCACTTTCGCAAGATGGAGGGCGAGCCCTCCCGCGTGCAGCCTTCGAAGGCTCGCAGCAGCAGTGCAAAGAAGAGTGCCGCAAAGAAGGCTGCGGCCGCAAAGGAGGAGGGATCTGAGGCAGACCCTGCTGCCGAGACGGCTGCGCCAAAGAAGCGTGCGGGCAGACAATCGACGATGCCGCTGATCGTCATCGCGCAGTCGCCGGACAAGGCTGCAGCCGAAGCAGGTCTGGAGCGATGGAAGAAGCAGCATACGGAAGCCGCAGCATTGCTTGCTCCCGACGATGTGCTCGTCGATCGCATGCGTGGCTCGGCCTACATCTGGTACCGCATCCGCGTGAATCTGCGGCATGTGCCGGAGGATCAGCGCCCCGCGCAGGGAACGGTCGATCCCGACGACGACCCAACGCGCGCCTGGCGCGAAGCAAAGGAGCAGCAATGA